The genomic window TTTCTTCAGAATGGCTCAAATCAGCTCCTTCACTAAAACAAGGGCTTGAAGTGATTCAGCAAATGTTTGAAAAAAATCTCCCATTTAGTAATGAAATATTTAACGCTCTTTCTTCATTGCAAAAAAACGAACCTCTACACTCCCTTGTCAGCAACCTTCTTTCTTCATTGAAAGAAACGGAGCTGACGGAAACCGGGACAATTCTTAAAAACATATTGCCGAAATTAACTGTTGCTGAAAAAGAAAACGTCGGGGGTCAAGCTCCGTTAATCACAGTTCAGTTAAAGAAATTCATTTCTCATTTTGGATTTGATTATGAACATAATCTCCACCAATTTATTAATAATAAGACAAAGGACGGTTCTTTTCATACAGAAATGGTAAAGCCGCTTTTGATTCAGTTTATAAATGAACAGCCGCCGCTAATGCAAAAAGAAGCGGCTGAACAGCTGCTGAACAGAATAACAGGGCTCCAGGTTCTCTCGCAGGAAACAGGGCCCATCATGCAGTTTGTCGTTCAGATTCCGATTTCTTTTTGGAACAAAACAACAGATTTAACGATGCAATGGAGCGGACGGAAAAAACCGAACGGAAAAATAGATCCGGATTTTTGCCGAATTCTTTTTTATTTGGATTTAGAACATATAAAGGAAACAATGATTGATGTGCAAGTTCAAAACCGAATTATGCGCATTACTGTTATTAATGAAAATCAAGAACTAAAAAAATTAGCCATGAAATTTTTAGGCGAGCTGAAAGAAAAGCTTTCCGCCTTTAATTTCCATCTTTCAGCTGTTCATTTTGAAACACCTCATGAACAACTTCTAAAGCCAAGTCCAGCCTCTAAAAAGCTTCGAAGCGTGTTTGATCCGAACAAGTATCAGGGAGTCGATCTGAAGATATGAACAGAAAGGACAAGCTTGCCAGAAAAGAAGCGATTGCACTCAAATATGATCAAACGATCCATGACGCTCCGAAGGTGGTTGCAAAAGGACAAGGGAGAATCGCAGAAAACATAATTAAAAAAGCAAAGGAAAACAATATACCAGTACAGGAAGACCGAAATCTTGTTGAACTGCTAAGTGAACTGAATATCAATGAAAGTATTCCCGAGGAATTATACAGTGCAGTTGCAGAAGTGTTTGCCTTTATTTACAGGACAGACCGGGAAGCAGGAAAACGAAAGAAATAGATCAATAAAATTTTTTTAATAAAATTCCTATTGCCTGGTTATCAACAGTTATTCCTGTAATAGCAGCGTAGTTGAATAGTATTGTTTTCAAAATTCTTTATAAAATAGAATCTTTTCAGGATAATGGTAGACAATGTATTTGTCATTATATAAAATGAAAGCGCAGTCTATTTTTTTTTTGAAGAGTTTGATTGGAGGATGGGAAATGAATATCCACGAGTATCAGGGAAAAGAAATCCTCAGAAAATACGGGGTAACGGTTCCAAATGGAAAAGTGGCTTTTACGGTTGAAGAAGCTGTTGAAGCTGCGAAAGAACTCGGAACGGAAGTTTGTGTTGTTAAAGCGCAAATACACGCAGGCGGACGCGGAAAAGCCGGCGGTGTGAAAGTTGCAAAAAGTTTAGAAGAAGTGCGTACATATGCGAGTGAAATTTTGGGCAAAACGTTAGTGACTCATCAAACAGGCCCTGAGGGGAAAGAAGTAAAGCGCTTACTTATCGAGGAAGGCTGCGATATCAAAAAAGAATATTATGTAGGATTAGTGCTTGACCGGGCTACATCACGCGTCGTTTTAATGGCCTCTGAAGAAGGCGGAACAGAAATTGAAGAAGTGGCCGCTAAAACTCCGGAAAAAATCTTCAAAGAAGAAATTGACCCTGTCGTGGGCTTAACTGCCTTCCAGGCTCGCCGGATCGCTTTTAATATTAATATTCCCAAGGAATTAGTGAATCAGGCTGTTAAATTTATGATGGGCTTATATCAAGCTTATATTGAAAAGGATTGTTCGATCGCGGAAATTAATCCGCTTGTTGTTACCGGAGACGGGAAGGTAATGGCATTGGATGCCAAGTTAAACTTTGACTCAAATGCACTTTACCGTCATAAAGACATTCTTGAATTACGTGATTTAGACGAAGAAGATCCGAAAGAAATTGAAGCTTCCAAATATGATTTAAGTTACATTTCCCTTGACGGAAATATCGGCTGCATGGTAAACGGAGCAGGACTTGCAATGGCTACAATGGATATCGTGAAATATTACGGCGGCGAACCGGCAAACTTCCTTGATGTCGGCGGCGGCGCATCTGCTGAGAAGGTAACGGAAGCATTTAAAATCATCCTTTCTGATCCGAACGTAAAAGGTATTTTCGTAAATATCTTTGGCGGAATTATGAAATGTGATGTCATCGCCACAGGCGTAGTGGAAGCTGCGAAGCAAGTTGGATTGAA from Bacillus methanolicus includes these protein-coding regions:
- a CDS encoding EscU/YscU/HrcU family type III secretion system export apparatus switch protein — its product is MNRKDKLARKEAIALKYDQTIHDAPKVVAKGQGRIAENIIKKAKENNIPVQEDRNLVELLSELNINESIPEELYSAVAEVFAFIYRTDREAGKRKK
- the sucC gene encoding ADP-forming succinate--CoA ligase subunit beta, with amino-acid sequence MNIHEYQGKEILRKYGVTVPNGKVAFTVEEAVEAAKELGTEVCVVKAQIHAGGRGKAGGVKVAKSLEEVRTYASEILGKTLVTHQTGPEGKEVKRLLIEEGCDIKKEYYVGLVLDRATSRVVLMASEEGGTEIEEVAAKTPEKIFKEEIDPVVGLTAFQARRIAFNINIPKELVNQAVKFMMGLYQAYIEKDCSIAEINPLVVTGDGKVMALDAKLNFDSNALYRHKDILELRDLDEEDPKEIEASKYDLSYISLDGNIGCMVNGAGLAMATMDIVKYYGGEPANFLDVGGGASAEKVTEAFKIILSDPNVKGIFVNIFGGIMKCDVIATGVVEAAKQVGLKVPLVVRLEGTNVELGKKILNESGLNIIAAESMADGAQKIVSLV